The Veillonellales bacterium genome contains the following window.
AAGTAACATGTATCTTAGGTCCCTCCGGGGCGGGTAAAAGTACATTCTTGCGCTGCTTAAATTTATTGGAGAAGCCAACGGAAGGTAAGATCCTGTATGACGGGAAAAACACTTTGGATGATAAGTTTGACATTCGGCAGCTGCGGGAAGACGTAGGTATGGTATTTCAGCATTTTAATTTATTTCCGCTAAAAACTGTTGCCGAAAATATTATGTTAGCGCCCAGGATCGTGAAAAAAATGAACAAGAAAGCTGCCCGGAATCAGGCGATGGAGATGCTTGATAAAGTGGGGCTGGCGGATAAGGCCGATGTGATGCCCCATACCTTATCCGGCGGACAGCAGCAGCGGGTAGCAATTGCCCGAGCGCTTGCCATGGAGC
Protein-coding sequences here:
- a CDS encoding amino acid ABC transporter ATP-binding protein: MMKVCHLKKKFNQNMVLDDVNLELKAKEVTCILGPSGAGKSTFLRCLNLLEKPTEGKILYDGKNTLDDKFDIRQLREDVGMVFQHFNLFPLKTVAENIMLAPRIVKKMNKKAARNQAMEMLDKVGLADKADVMPHTLSGGQQQRVAIARALAMEPKMILFDEPTSALDPELVGDVLAVMRKLANEGMTMIVVTHEMGFAKDVSDRILFMSDGNIVEDSNPEDFFTNPRTERAHSFLSRIIA